In Phyllopteryx taeniolatus isolate TA_2022b chromosome 6, UOR_Ptae_1.2, whole genome shotgun sequence, one genomic interval encodes:
- the dedd1 gene encoding death effector domain-containing 1 isoform X2, with amino-acid sequence MAGSVLKQSLYWDETECLSFYGMLSLHEVFEVVGSQLTDTDVDVLSFLVSETCASVHPLDPASWTVQPNEEDPPDAGEAPSPKLLVAWRRLQSRGSPQPTVAWCKPRNGLELLLELERRGYISEGNLDPLLKLLRVLTRHDLLPLVSHKKRRTVSPERTGKKYGVEHSQLSYTSGLRTSYTQAEMPLPSLTYRVRTGSDPIVRGPSMRKRRRKRGNGWSRKPKKAKRLPLALPQKASCNVRLRVRAEYLEHESALRNGVSSDKRQPLERQFELFSQADSLLHARDLGAIMCDIKFTELANLEAFWVDYLSGALLEALKGVFITESLRVAAGSEGVRLLISVDQDDYEEGRRVLRAGSMLLSSTGGHKNNH; translated from the exons ATGGCCGGCTCTGTGCTGAAACAGTCACTTTACTGGGATGAAACAGAGTGCCTCAGTTTTTATGGGATGCTGTCCCTCCATGAGGTCTTTGAAGTCGTCGGCTCTCAGCTGACGGACACTGACGTCGACGTGCTCTCCTTCCTCGTGAGTGAAACCTGCGCCTCTGTTCACCCCTTGGACCCAGCCAGCTGGACGGTGCAACCCAACGAGGAAGACCCGCCCGACGCTGGCGAGGCCCCGAGTCCCAAGCTACTGGTGGCATGGAGGCGCTTGCAGTCACGAGGCTCCCCACAGCCCACGGTTGCCTGGTGCAAGCCCAGGAATGGCCTGGAGTTGCTGCTGGAACTGGAGAGACGAGGGTACATCAGTGAAGGCAACCTGGATCCGCTTCTGAAGCTCCTCAGAGTCCTCACCCGACACGACCTTCTGCCTCTTGTGTCCCACAAGAAGAGGAGAACGG TGTCTCCAGAAAGGACTGGCAAGAAATACGGGGTAGAACACAGCCAGTTGTCATACACATCTGGCCTGAGGACCTCCTATACACAAGCAGAAATGCCTCTTCCTTCCCTCACGTACCGTGTGAGAACAG GGTCTGATCCAATTGTGCGTGGACCGTCCATGAGGAAGCGAAGAAGGAAGAGGGGGAATGGCTGGAGTCGCAAGCCTAAGAAGGCCAAAAGGCTGCCACTAGCACTGCCACAGAAAGCATCCTGCA ATGTCCGCCTGAGGGTCCGGGCCGAATACCTGGAGCACGAGTCTGCGCTGCGTAACGGCGTGTCATCGGATAAACGGCAGCCTCTGGAGCGCCAGTTTGAGCTCTTCAGCCAGGCCGACTCGCTGCTGCACGCCCGAGACCTGGGCGCCATCATGTGCGACATCAAGTTCACCGAGCTGGCTAACTTGGAAGCCTTCTGGGTAGACTACCTGAGCGGGGCGCTGCTGGAGGCCCTCAAGGGGGTCTTCATCACCGAATCTCTGAGGGTGGCGGCCGGCTCCGAGGGCGTCCGGCTACTCATCAGTGTGGACCAGGATGACTACGAGGAAGGCCGGCGGGTCTTGAGGGCCGGAAGTATGCTGTTGTCATCTACTGGTGGGcacaaaaacaatcactga
- the dedd1 gene encoding death effector domain-containing 1 isoform X1, which translates to MAGSVLKQSLYWDETECLSFYGMLSLHEVFEVVGSQLTDTDVDVLSFLVSETCASVHPLDPASWTVQPNEEDPPDAGEAPSPKLLVAWRRLQSRGSPQPTVAWCKPRNGLELLLELERRGYISEGNLDPLLKLLRVLTRHDLLPLVSHKKRRTVSPERTGKKYGVEHSQLSYTSGLRTSYTQAEMPLPSLTYRVRTGSDPIVRGPSMRKRRRKRGNGWSRKPKKAKRLPLALPQKASCTKVVKQPVSTSQFWNSDTGGRSLSGARAQYNVRLRVRAEYLEHESALRNGVSSDKRQPLERQFELFSQADSLLHARDLGAIMCDIKFTELANLEAFWVDYLSGALLEALKGVFITESLRVAAGSEGVRLLISVDQDDYEEGRRVLRAGSMLLSSTGGHKNNH; encoded by the exons ATGGCCGGCTCTGTGCTGAAACAGTCACTTTACTGGGATGAAACAGAGTGCCTCAGTTTTTATGGGATGCTGTCCCTCCATGAGGTCTTTGAAGTCGTCGGCTCTCAGCTGACGGACACTGACGTCGACGTGCTCTCCTTCCTCGTGAGTGAAACCTGCGCCTCTGTTCACCCCTTGGACCCAGCCAGCTGGACGGTGCAACCCAACGAGGAAGACCCGCCCGACGCTGGCGAGGCCCCGAGTCCCAAGCTACTGGTGGCATGGAGGCGCTTGCAGTCACGAGGCTCCCCACAGCCCACGGTTGCCTGGTGCAAGCCCAGGAATGGCCTGGAGTTGCTGCTGGAACTGGAGAGACGAGGGTACATCAGTGAAGGCAACCTGGATCCGCTTCTGAAGCTCCTCAGAGTCCTCACCCGACACGACCTTCTGCCTCTTGTGTCCCACAAGAAGAGGAGAACGG TGTCTCCAGAAAGGACTGGCAAGAAATACGGGGTAGAACACAGCCAGTTGTCATACACATCTGGCCTGAGGACCTCCTATACACAAGCAGAAATGCCTCTTCCTTCCCTCACGTACCGTGTGAGAACAG GGTCTGATCCAATTGTGCGTGGACCGTCCATGAGGAAGCGAAGAAGGAAGAGGGGGAATGGCTGGAGTCGCAAGCCTAAGAAGGCCAAAAGGCTGCCACTAGCACTGCCACAGAAAGCATCCTGCA CCAAAGTCGTCAAGCAGCCGGTTTCCACTTCCCAGTTCTGGAATAGTGACACGGGGGGACGCTCTCTCAGCGGTGCTCGTGCTCAGTACA ATGTCCGCCTGAGGGTCCGGGCCGAATACCTGGAGCACGAGTCTGCGCTGCGTAACGGCGTGTCATCGGATAAACGGCAGCCTCTGGAGCGCCAGTTTGAGCTCTTCAGCCAGGCCGACTCGCTGCTGCACGCCCGAGACCTGGGCGCCATCATGTGCGACATCAAGTTCACCGAGCTGGCTAACTTGGAAGCCTTCTGGGTAGACTACCTGAGCGGGGCGCTGCTGGAGGCCCTCAAGGGGGTCTTCATCACCGAATCTCTGAGGGTGGCGGCCGGCTCCGAGGGCGTCCGGCTACTCATCAGTGTGGACCAGGATGACTACGAGGAAGGCCGGCGGGTCTTGAGGGCCGGAAGTATGCTGTTGTCATCTACTGGTGGGcacaaaaacaatcactga